tacttattcactgtttatttactttcgtttgtactgttttcttttatatttttatattttatacaatttttgcacctgaagacggttttcaccgaaatatagtgccaatgttttaaaaacactttgttttaattgtaaagtaatttactacaaataatatatatatatatatatatatatatatatatatatatatatacatatatatatagtgtaaccTAGCAATGTTCCTAGCAGAATCAAATATGATGAACAATCTCCATTACCACAAACgttacttaaagttaaaaataataattggagTATAACTACACTGCAGTTAACAGTAACATTCTGAAACACAGCCAATTAATCAATTCTCTTGTCAGGATATTTCACGGCCACTGGGATGAGTTCTTATCTTAATTACGATCTTAACGCGCTGTCTCTCGCCGCAGCTGGCCGCTTCTAGTTGGTGGGCAAAGGTCTTACTCTAACCCATCATTTCACGGTCGTGGGGGTATGTGAAAAGTAGGAATCGTCGGTCATCCTTACCTTgctaattactatatttaaaacagcACTGTTTCAATTTAGATAAGGATAGGCACGAGAGGACATTAATATGTATAGTGTTGTCTTCATTATTTGCATGTTACTCTATCTGAAGATTATAAAGTACCCATCACTGATGGGATGTATGAGTTGATTTACAAGTTGTGTGTATGTACATGTAACTCAGAAACGTGTATATTCTATCTTGCATCAGTACCGAGGAGATGTTGTTAAACGTAGTTTCCAAGACGGAATGCTCCACTTTCCTAAAGTGAGGCTGGAATTCAGAATAAGAAGCTAGTCTTACTTCGACCCGAAACTATACGACATCCCCAAAAAAAGTTAAACTGTTCTTGTCCAAAGTTTAGACAAaggttaaaaattgtatgtaataggtaatattataaaataatatcttacaaaataaaaatattattttattctcatatGAACGATATATTTTGACAAACATGTCTGTGGCAGTAAGCTGTAATTaggtttaagtatttttattcgttttactttgagaaatttaatgtttgatatttatCGTATATTATTTTCACTTTCATTATTAGTATAATTAGTTACACATTGAGTATTCTGGTAATGTTGAGACCAAAATCGATCTGAAAAACTGTGAACTGAGAAAAAAGAACGCTTGGACAATAAAGgcgttttcttatttttattattattatcatcatctaTAATTTTGTGTAGAAAGAAATGTACATTTACTGTATTCCATGAAATATCAACTGATAGACAAAAGGAGTGTATTTAAAGGcagtaaacaaagaaaataaaaattaattttccttctacaaacatacaatttataaaactgtaataataattctCTTAAGTAGAGTTATTAggctgatttttatattttaagagtcCGTCATTATGGGTTACAGATTGGAGCAAGAATCGTTAAAGTAACTAAATACTTGATTTTAACTAAGTACTTGACCATACTATGATATTGGTTATCTACTGTTTAATATCAGCCCTGATTGAAACCCTGTACAAGGAAAACTACACAGTAACAAATAGTTCGCGAGTAGCaatttgtcaaaaataaattaacatatatgtatataaagctTGCAATTGAGACGAGGGTAACGAATATCTAGAGATCTTAAGGTCCGTTCTGCAATCGTTCCTATAGAAATTTGACTAAATCGTAAGCTTCCTGACTATACTAACTTCTCCAACCTGCAACAGGTCAGAAATGAATGATCTTGATCCAAGTAATACTTTTGCAAAACAATATAGGCTAATTCGTTATGCTTGGTGGGATAAGCAGCATGTCAGCACATACCATAGCTATCGTGGGAAAGATGgtttcaatgtgaatattgagtttagatccaattcaccttcctctgaGTGTCGCGTCTGGAATATGACGCTGTCGCAGACgtaactcctggaatctagagtcatgttcgtctgaagagatccaaacattttcagcgacgaagaagctcaaaacgaactcattggttagtttcgacatcagaggcacctagactacaaaatatagtataatctaggTGAACAGGTTacactgtctcatcaggtgcacagttgagtgcactgcGATTTTTCTGACACCATCCCAAAGTACGGTGGAGCATCGAAGTTTCCTACACATAActtagttatggtgggaaggttgTTTCTGAAATCgttcagacgctgcactataaagaaggtgaactggagcaatcTATGTTTCAAGCCTTGGATTTTCCGAAATAACAATTTGGTGATTGGGGATTTTATTTACCTCTCTGAGTGGCGTATAGGCaatatacttttatcatttaaacaaGTTTAGGTACAGCATTTTGTAACACATTTCACGCCTATGCCGTGAAATGGCGGAGATATATTTCAAAATGCAACATATATGACGACTTTAcagaatcattgaaaatatatttgtatctatACAATTTGTTgcagttataaattttatttctattgctgcattttatattttaaaacaatacatagcaaaaataatatatttagcaaaataattaaatttatttcaaataatctaaatgtgttgtaaattattgtattaaaaacttaatttattatcaataacaaagtagttattcacacaagGTAGGGATACGCCGAATAATGTGTTCTTAACAGGTTTCGCTGATATTCCACGCTAAATTTCAActctagctcatttcattcttgagatatcctgcggaaaGACAGACAATCAGAAATATAATTGTTAAGGGAAGCGAAACATCATAGCTAACTCTGGTCATCCGAGGGCAAGTAAAAAGGCTTGCTGtagtgaaaatattgttttacttcataagaacaatgttacagTTAAAAAACTGTCACTTCCTTATTATTGATCTTAGAATGATGTGAGGTATCtcgtttaaaaaaatgattaatacgcatccaaatgcttttttaGTGTATAATAGACTTCTTTTGAGTATTTAAACTATGAAGTTTAAGGAATTTTAAGATTTTctgataaatcaataaaaatatcggaaaacaactaaaaatgttacaatgccgattttattttttgctatttgtttataattttacattttttaatgttacgattttgttcttttatttttttttttattttataagtacatcTATAACATAAGACagacatcttccataattctGACTAAAAGTAAggtggtaaaattattttaagcttaACATTGTTCTCATGGAGCTAAAGAcaagtaagtaataaaaatagttcaGCTGGCTTTTCTGATTGTACATTAATCAACGAAATACTCACTGGCTTATAGCAAAGACTAGGCAATTCAAAAGAATGGATAACGTAGATTTCATTTTCCAAGAACATTCCAGGGAACTGACCTGTAAATTAACCAATTTCCTTGCACATCAAGGCAGACCACAGCGGTACTACTGATGCAGTTCACAGCTCCAGACGTCGCTCACTTTACAGCGACACTTTCCACTGCGTGAGAAAAAGGAAGAAGAAATTGTCCGGAGTTAATTCACCAGATGAAGAGAATATAATTCATCTCGAAATAATGGCTTGAGACATGAATGGGTGGTTTGACATGAGTCTGATAATTGCGGAGCTATGGAAGCAACATTAGCCTGCAGGACATGACTTTCCCTGCAAGATGAAGGTGGAGATGTTTACTTGGTGGCTGATGGAAGATTAACCGCTCTTTAGTCCTTTCCATGTTTCTGGAATTTCCCATCTGATTTATTGCAAATACAATAATTTCCCtcagtacatttatttataacattgcaAATGTCGAAAATAATATCACCTCAATCTAAATATTGCCACTGCGGTTATTATATGCTTGTGGCACATATATTTAAATggctttaattaatgtaatatctattcatattaataaatcacATAGGTCCAAATTATTAGCCTTTAAGCATCTTAGCAGTCTCAGAGTAACTAAAAAGCCTCCGGTGATGGCCACAAGTAATGGACTCGCATATTGTCCATGATCACTTCTTATCCACAAACCATATCGATGCTCGATGCTTAGGCTGCCTTGAACAATTGTCTTTACTCTTggtaacacttttttttaaacacgACTTTTGTCTTGAAgatttttagatttcttttaaatctaccatgtataataattgttactTCTAGATCAAGCAcaatcactatatatatatatatatatatatatatatatatatatatatatatatatagagagagagagagagagagagagagagagagagagagagagatttgaaATAACCATAAATATTGCACAGTTGTTCATTAGGTGCTAAACACTCAaaacatacacaatatttttCATCATATGGGCTTTTGTGATCGTCATATCATGATGATTACATGTAAGATAAATTCATACTTCGTTTTAGCACAGcatctatataatataaactgtttaaattaatctatatatcCCCTGGTTGCCTAATTATTTGTGTCAAATAGATACGTGTATATCATTTACATAACTGCCCTGTACTTATTATAAGTGCGTTATTAGCTTTCGTGCGTATAGAATGTAACCCGTAATTAATCGAACCAACGAACAAGTGGTCACACGACAtcctcttttattatttattccttttagTGACAAAACACGCCATATGGTCCAAAATATGAGTACCCATtatcaacatttatttagttaCCTTCTTGGACCTACTAGAACTCCAGGTTCGGTTGCTCTCCATCCAGATCAGTCACGAAGGCCAAACGTAATAAAGTAAACAATCGAAGCGAGAGACGCCGAGTCAGCGAAAGTGACTCGAAGCTTGTGACTTGCAGCTGTCAAACTGGGGCGTCAGCGGCAACTCGTGATATTTGAATATCACCGGTGAGATGTTGGTAATGAGAAGAGTTGGCGTATAGATCGCGAAGTTCCCGCTCTCCGCACCGCGCCACCGCTAGCCCACTTCCCTCCTCCCACCTCACCGCCGCCGGCCCTCGTATAAAACATTGGACCATCGTACCACACGTGCACTAGCCAGCATGCCAGTGAGTCCATAGCAGATCGCGATAACATCCTGACATGGGGGAACTGAAACTAAAAGTGTTCGCTATCTTCATAGTAATCACGGAAGTCCACTCCGCGATTTTAGATTCCTCGATTGACAAAGTGGTCAATACAAAAGTAAACGATAATGGAGACAAAAAGACTGAATTTGGAGACTTTCACATCCTCAGCAATCGACAGCAGAGATTCTTCAGCTCTGTGAAGTTGAATTCTATCGATTCTGCCAACGAGGTGGACAGTCCCCATGCTGCACTGGAGAAGGCTGATGAGGACCCCAACACCGCACTCTCCGGGGTCTACACGGACTGTCTGTTAAATCTGTCCTTCCCCTGCCTCCAGAGGAAGATCCTTGTCTTCATAGACCGCCTGGGAAGGATGGCCAAGTTCAACCTTATCGGAAACTTCCTGTCTGTCGTACGAACCGCCAAAGAAGCTCGACAGTCCTTAACGGAGGACACACTGTTGGCCAGGAAGATTGATGATGAGAAGACCCTCAGAGGTATGATCGACACTTCCATCGATGAGTTCTTCGAGGACCACGTGATCAGGGTGACGATTCCTACAATCCCGGGTGAAGGTGGGAGAGCTACTTCAGTACTGGATTTCAGAATCGGAGAAAATTTTGAAGTGGAAGAGGGTAAGTACCAGTGCACacgttaattttaataaatatatttttgtattacttaatagCATTTTGAATAACCATCCAtaaattcatcaaaattaaaacaataacataactaATTTAGAGTAGgcaaaatagatttataaaaattatttgaactgAATTGTTTTTGTGTACATACAATTTTGAGATTACCGAAACTAGCATTAGATTAAAAATTAGTGGAAGTCGCAATTAAGTACCTATTTTGTCTAACCAGGCGTTAAAGTTACTCGTGAGATTGTAATATataaagctattttaatgaaGCTGAACTGGCTGACTTATTCACTGGCTGAGCACTTTCCTTAGAATAACAATTGACTAGAAATGTTTAATTCAGTTGAGCCTTTAGCTTAGGATACCTAGAAAGTTCAAACTttactactttattattttatgcctAGAATTTATTGCCTAAAACTGTGTAGAGGAAAGCAATGCAAACGACAGCATACACTACAGAAACGatctaaactattattttagCGAGGATATAAAACATCTCAATattcttaaagaaatatttgtttatataattgaatGGCTAcctttaatagatattttatcgCGAAAACCTGAAATGTTTTGGTGATTAAAGTCTGTCAGAGCCTAAAACTTAAATATAGTTCCAATAATCAATTACTTTAAGTTTATAGACTGATATAATTTGATATGTAACACACATGTAAAATTTCTGCCATACCATGCATATTATATGTCATATTACATAAGTACGTATTACATAAGTGGGTAAAAActactaattacaaaaattacaacacaATCATGCAGCATAACTATAACTAACGTTGCAATGGCTTTGTAAATGTTATACCAAATTATTTGACTATACAGGTTACTTGTTTCCCTAGCGAAACGTCTTTGTTTCAGTTAATTATCTCTTCATGTTACTTGGTCACTTAAGTTCATGTTGTCCTATACGTTGTAAAAATTAACCTGCACCCCTATACATTTACCTATAGCTGTATAGTTTGGTCGATTCTgcagtttaatataaaacatgtttaatttagaatgaataaattagtaattccattaaacttagtaaatactaaGTTACATTTGCCCCGTactcacataaataaaaatacttcatcTTCAATATCCCCGAATATTTTCAAAGATTCCAGTAATTTTCAgacatattcaaaataaaacagaaacaggTCGCGCAGTAGAATTGTTTAATAATGAAGAGTAAACTTGACGGATTATTAATAACATCTTTATTAAGAAACTGTACTTTAACTACAACAAATTAAGAGTTGCTTTATCCATATTCTATCGGTTTTAACATTACCCGAACAATATAAACTGAAACGTTTTGGTAAAGGGATGGTGATAGAGGTGGTACTCGCAAAATTTACCACTTTTATAAATTCAGTTCCCACACTTGAGATTGGTAGACGGGGTATTTGACCCTGCAAATCTCCCGCGGGTGGTAGCTCTGGTTATCGTATTCTactatgaaaatttaattctgatggAATTGAAATAATAACTCTATGCTCTAAAATGATCAAATGTAACAATAGTGCGTCTCTGAAGATGCTCTTTGTAAACATGAGCATGAAGTACCAGTATTGTAGTAATCGAGTATTACAATCGAGTATGAGCAGCTTTGTGTGACTTTTATTTGCGtagatactaaaaatatatagctGTGGGACTATGTACATCATTCTAGAACGAGCTGGAAACTATACCAAGGAAAACAGTTTTAGACCTCATCAcgcattaatttaaaaattttatttgcatgatattgaaacaataatatatatgtcAATAATGGAGAATGTTAACTTCTTTAAATCtaacacattattttgttactgatTCGCTTGGTGGTATGTAATATCAAcacttaaatagaaaataatttataatttacagatAAATGTTCCCAACTTTAATAACTCAGATGATCGTAAAAAATTCACTTAActcaaaattttagaatttaaaatccTTGTAATTTggatataaaactaaattagagACCGTCgagagaaatataaattttctacaGCGGACCTTACGTCAAAGTATTATACGCAAAAATAGCAATTTAAGATTGTGATTCTTGCACGGCAATGGCTTCTTCAATATTTTGTTGTCGTTTTTATGGATTTATATTCATCCAATAATCTACTTagagaaaatattgtaatatttcaacaATGACTTTCAATTAATGACATCATTTATATAAGAATGCACATTCTTGTGTTCAAAACAGAGGCCAAATTCCCTTTCTAGCCTTATTCAGCCCGTCCTCATTGATCACCGACCTGCGTCTTATCAAACGTTATAAAGGAGAGTCGGTACATTAAAGGATCAACAGTACTCATAAAAAGTACAACGGtcaaagacaggatttgaacctgcgccaCCGGCTCTCTCATTTACACTATGAGACGGCATAACATGGAATAATGTTTATGTATTGACATGGGCAGATAAAAACTATCTCTACCGATTGAACCAATTTTCCCACTTCGTGCTCACCTCTGCCCTGCCACGATTAGAAAGGTTACGGCCGCTCGAAGCTGTACATCGAACATCCTGCTCCGTGACCGATCGTGT
The Homalodisca vitripennis isolate AUS2020 chromosome 4, UT_GWSS_2.1, whole genome shotgun sequence DNA segment above includes these coding regions:
- the LOC124359695 gene encoding uncharacterized protein LOC124359695, translated to MGELKLKVFAIFIVITEVHSAILDSSIDKVVNTKVNDNGDKKTEFGDFHILSNRQQRFFSSVKLNSIDSANEVDSPHAALEKADEDPNTALSGVYTDCLLNLSFPCLQRKILVFIDRLGRMAKFNLIGNFLSVVRTAKEARQSLTEDTLLARKIDDEKTLRGMIDTSIDEFFEDHVIRVTIPTIPGEGGRATSVLDFRIGENFEVEEGRMKKKKGGGKMKGMKKMMMMGCMMMMGKAAMFGPIIMGISSLAAIKALIFSTMALTISKIIILKKLKMMMGKGGMSGWPSSGGGGGGWPSSGGGGGGGWSSGGGGGGGGWSSGGGGDRSLDAHSLAYQAYR